One Comamonas odontotermitis genomic window, CGAGCCCACCACGGGCACCGATACCACCAAGATCAAGACCACGGCGGTGAAGAAGGGCGACAAGTACGTCATCAACGGCCAGAAGGTGTGGATCAGCCGCATCCAGCACAGCGACTTCATGATCCTGCTGGCGCGTACCACGCCGCTGGCCGAGGTCAGGAAGAAGAGCGAAGGCATGTCGATCTTCATGGTGGACCTGCGCGAGGCCGAGAAGAAGGGCCTGACGGTGCGCCCGATCCTGAACATGGTCAACCACGAGACCAATGAGCTGTTCTTCGAGAACCTGGAGATACCCGAAGAGAACCTGATCGGGGAGGAAGGCAAGGGCTTCAAGTACATCCTCGATGGTCTGAATGCAGAGCGCACCTTGATTGCAGCCGAGTGCATTGGCGATGGCTACTGGTTCCTCGATCGCGTGACCAAGTACGTGAGCGAGCGCGAGGTGTTTGGCCGCCCGATTGGCCAGAACCAGGGCGTGCAGTTTCCGATTGCCGATGCCTTCATCGAGGTGGAAGCCGCCAACCTGATGCGCTGGAAGGCCTGCGAGCTGTTCGACCAGCACGAACCCATGGGCACCCAGGCCAACATGGCCAAGTACCTAGCGGCCAAGGCGAGCTGGGAGGCAGCCAATGCCTGCCTGCAGTTCCATGGCGGTTTTGGCTTTGCCTGTGAATACGACGTGGAACGCAAGTTCCGCGAGACGCGCCTGTACCAGGTGGCGCCGATTTCGACCAACCTGATTTACTCGTATGTGGCCGAGCACATCCTGGGCCTGCCACGTTCGTTCTGATTTAAAAAAG contains:
- a CDS encoding acyl-CoA dehydrogenase family protein, producing the protein MIEHTSSNNFHEIRDAIRALCAEFPDEYFRKVDEARAYPEAFVDALTKAGWLAALIPQEYGGSGLGLTEASVIMEEINRCGGNSGACHGQMYNMGTLLRHGSATQKEKYLPKIASGEWRLQSMGVTEPTTGTDTTKIKTTAVKKGDKYVINGQKVWISRIQHSDFMILLARTTPLAEVRKKSEGMSIFMVDLREAEKKGLTVRPILNMVNHETNELFFENLEIPEENLIGEEGKGFKYILDGLNAERTLIAAECIGDGYWFLDRVTKYVSEREVFGRPIGQNQGVQFPIADAFIEVEAANLMRWKACELFDQHEPMGTQANMAKYLAAKASWEAANACLQFHGGFGFACEYDVERKFRETRLYQVAPISTNLIYSYVAEHILGLPRSF